A single window of Paracoccus albus DNA harbors:
- a CDS encoding glycosyltransferase family 29 protein, producing MTPLRFYIARLLRNEDMLATLSVRQSALLAALKGKTVALVGNARALSDGNKGAEIDAHDIVIRINLAPMPSPESHGTRTDWLGLATRLPRAERKRIQPGRILWMSHKRKRLDHRSAHSQGFYMHPLEDYEALREKIGAQPTTGALLIALLLKSELARLDLYGFDFFASKSLSGSRSADQVPHDFGSEAEWVEGLIAAEPRLHLHRLGS from the coding sequence GTGACGCCCCTGCGCTTCTATATCGCCCGCCTGCTGCGGAACGAGGATATGCTGGCCACTCTCTCGGTCCGGCAATCCGCCCTTCTGGCAGCTCTGAAAGGCAAGACCGTGGCGCTTGTCGGCAATGCCCGCGCACTGTCCGACGGCAATAAGGGCGCAGAGATCGACGCCCATGACATCGTCATCCGCATCAACCTCGCCCCCATGCCGTCTCCCGAAAGCCACGGCACCCGCACGGATTGGCTTGGCCTCGCAACCCGCCTGCCCAGGGCCGAGCGCAAGCGTATCCAACCCGGCCGCATCCTGTGGATGTCGCACAAACGCAAACGCCTGGACCACCGCAGCGCCCATTCGCAAGGTTTCTATATGCACCCGCTTGAGGATTACGAGGCACTCAGGGAAAAGATCGGCGCACAGCCCACCACCGGCGCGCTGCTGATCGCACTACTGCTGAAATCGGAACTCGCCCGGCTGGACCTCTACGGCTTCGATTTCTTCGCCTCAAAATCCCTGTCCGGCAGCCGCTCCGCCGATCAGGTGCCGCATGATTTCGGCTCGGAAGCAGAGTGGGTGGAAGGTTTGATAGCAGCCGAGCCGCGCCTGCATTTGCATCGGTTGGGGTCGTGA
- a CDS encoding beta-mannosidase has product MTDQQEIDLSRSWELSQIGGNARAAIDFPGDVHSALLNAKVIADLYWRDRETSLDWVHESEWLAERTFTLPDDAKARYVLTLSGVDCHAVVSINGKPVGETENRFLRYDLDITEALVAGQNHLSVHFLSNSTIAEAKSAASPFPIPHIFWNNRLPHYNFLRKPQCDAGWDWNIALSPIGIYGDIRLRRIENIRLDDMMVRQHHRDGRVTVEVELLAHATEPAIDQATLALDGAVVATDVQLWPGQNRVRLSVEITAPRLWWPVGHGAQEFYDLTVSIGDQQREMQIGLREIELDTSPDAIGHRFAFRVNGRDIFMRGANWIPADALPARATKERVADLLDSAVEANMNMIRIWGGGTYEADWFYQMCSERGLLVWQDFMFACNLYPAADRQWLDNVRLEARQQIRRLSAHPCLALWCGDNELVGALNWFDESKADRDRYLAMYDRLNHALEEAIEDEAPDVPWWPSSPSVGRLNFGDGWHDDSSGDMHFWDVWHSAKDFEHYRTVRPRFCSEFGFQSFPSARVIDSFTEPRDRNVSSAVMDVHQRNPGGNSRIVETLARYFRFPDGFENMTWLSQISQALAMKTAIEFWRSNKPRSMGTLYWQLNDTWPVASWASLEYGGGWKALHYAARRFYAPVLISAQPATDGDDIVLWAVNDTPSPVSLTVAIRSVRMSGQVDEIRTAQVSVPCDRAVEVTSIRRDEIAADAFLHFDWTDGGAHVGENEFLPLRPKEYDLGNPNISAIEDIDADGRQTVTLTTDRPALWVSWDHGGDTVWSDNYITLLPGQPRQLSAQRHRHSHLPPQVSQARALRG; this is encoded by the coding sequence ATGACAGATCAGCAGGAGATCGACCTTTCGCGCAGTTGGGAACTGTCACAGATCGGTGGGAATGCGCGTGCAGCGATTGATTTTCCGGGCGACGTGCATTCTGCGCTGCTCAACGCAAAGGTCATTGCCGATCTCTATTGGCGGGATCGGGAGACCTCTCTGGATTGGGTACACGAAAGCGAATGGTTGGCAGAGCGGACATTCACGCTGCCCGACGACGCGAAGGCGAGATATGTTCTGACGTTAAGCGGCGTGGACTGTCATGCGGTTGTCAGCATCAATGGCAAGCCCGTCGGAGAGACAGAAAATCGCTTTCTTCGCTACGACCTCGATATCACCGAGGCACTGGTCGCGGGACAGAACCACCTTTCGGTGCACTTTCTGTCGAATTCCACCATTGCTGAGGCGAAATCTGCGGCGTCGCCCTTCCCCATTCCGCATATCTTTTGGAACAACCGCCTGCCGCACTACAATTTTCTGCGCAAACCCCAATGCGACGCGGGTTGGGACTGGAACATCGCCCTGTCGCCTATTGGCATTTACGGCGATATCCGCCTGCGCAGGATCGAAAATATCCGGCTGGATGACATGATGGTCCGGCAGCATCACCGCGATGGCCGGGTCACGGTAGAGGTTGAACTTCTGGCCCATGCGACCGAACCCGCCATTGATCAGGCAACGCTGGCTTTGGACGGTGCGGTCGTCGCGACCGATGTTCAGCTTTGGCCCGGACAGAACCGGGTCAGGCTGAGCGTCGAAATCACCGCGCCGCGGCTTTGGTGGCCTGTGGGCCACGGCGCACAGGAATTTTACGATCTGACCGTCTCTATCGGCGATCAGCAGCGAGAAATGCAGATCGGTTTGCGAGAGATAGAGCTTGACACAAGCCCCGATGCGATCGGCCACCGTTTCGCGTTCCGCGTCAATGGCCGGGATATCTTCATGCGTGGCGCGAACTGGATTCCTGCCGATGCCCTGCCCGCCCGCGCCACGAAAGAACGCGTCGCGGACCTGCTGGACAGCGCGGTCGAGGCGAACATGAACATGATCCGCATCTGGGGCGGTGGCACATATGAGGCCGATTGGTTCTATCAAATGTGCTCTGAACGCGGGTTGCTGGTCTGGCAGGACTTCATGTTTGCCTGCAATCTTTATCCCGCCGCCGACAGGCAATGGCTGGACAATGTCCGGCTAGAGGCGCGTCAGCAGATACGTCGTTTGTCGGCGCATCCGTGCCTTGCCCTGTGGTGCGGCGATAACGAGTTGGTCGGTGCGCTGAACTGGTTCGATGAAAGCAAGGCGGACCGGGACCGTTATCTCGCCATGTATGACCGTCTGAACCACGCGCTTGAGGAGGCGATTGAGGATGAGGCCCCCGATGTGCCGTGGTGGCCCTCCAGCCCATCCGTCGGGCGGCTGAACTTTGGCGACGGATGGCACGACGACAGTTCAGGCGACATGCATTTCTGGGACGTCTGGCACTCCGCCAAGGATTTCGAGCATTACCGGACGGTCCGGCCCCGCTTCTGTTCCGAATTCGGCTTCCAGTCCTTCCCCTCTGCCCGCGTCATCGACAGTTTCACAGAGCCTCGGGACCGGAATGTCTCATCGGCGGTGATGGACGTTCACCAACGCAACCCCGGCGGCAACAGCCGCATTGTCGAGACCTTGGCACGCTATTTCCGCTTCCCCGACGGGTTTGAGAACATGACGTGGCTCAGCCAGATCAGTCAGGCACTGGCGATGAAAACGGCCATAGAGTTCTGGCGCAGCAACAAGCCGCGCAGCATGGGCACGCTGTATTGGCAATTGAACGACACCTGGCCCGTCGCCAGTTGGGCCAGCCTTGAATATGGCGGTGGCTGGAAGGCTTTGCACTATGCCGCGCGGCGCTTCTATGCGCCCGTTCTGATCAGCGCCCAGCCCGCAACGGACGGGGACGATATCGTTCTGTGGGCAGTGAACGATACGCCATCCCCGGTGTCACTGACTGTGGCCATTCGCAGCGTGCGTATGTCCGGACAGGTTGACGAGATCCGTACTGCGCAGGTTTCGGTCCCCTGCGATCGTGCTGTCGAGGTTACGAGCATCCGGCGCGATGAGATCGCCGCCGATGCCTTCCTGCACTTCGACTGGACGGATGGCGGTGCGCATGTCGGAGAGAATGAGTTCCTGCCGCTGCGGCCGAAAGAATATGACCTGGGTAATCCGAATATTTCTGCCATTGAAGACATAGATGCAGACGGCCGCCAGACCGTCACGCTGACGACCGACCGCCCGGCGCTTTGGGTGAGTTGGGATCACGGCGGTGACACCGTCTGGTCGGACAATTACATCACGCTGCTTCCGGGTCAGCCACGGCAATTGTCCGCCCAACGGCACCGCCATTCGCACCTGCCCCCGCAGGTCTCACAGGCCAGGGCGTTGCGGGGATAG
- a CDS encoding DUF6173 family protein, which yields MTKKPKAKAAKTSEEPKGEAPASVEMIPVPAIAEDLWPQGDEADQATLHAAEEVFNHLLTRVKAFQANLPEHFELGIRLANYGGERAVHVRGMGYRNPNIIEFYGLLGGKQQVAVVQHVSQLNFMLVAVPPVAEQEPYRIGFGAEI from the coding sequence ATGACCAAAAAGCCGAAAGCGAAGGCAGCGAAGACATCGGAAGAACCCAAGGGTGAGGCACCGGCTTCAGTCGAAATGATTCCCGTTCCGGCGATTGCAGAGGATCTTTGGCCTCAGGGGGATGAGGCGGATCAGGCGACGCTTCATGCGGCCGAAGAGGTGTTCAACCATCTTCTCACACGGGTAAAGGCCTTTCAGGCTAACCTGCCCGAGCATTTTGAACTGGGCATAAGGCTGGCCAATTATGGGGGCGAACGCGCGGTTCATGTGCGTGGCATGGGCTACCGCAATCCCAATATCATCGAATTTTACGGGCTTCTGGGCGGGAAGCAGCAGGTCGCGGTTGTCCAGCATGTCTCGCAATTGAACTTCATGCTGGTGGCGGTGCCTCCGGTGGCAGAACAGGAACCCTACCGTATCGGCTTCGGCGCGGAAATCTAA
- a CDS encoding TonB-dependent receptor plug domain-containing protein translates to MPTTALAQQTQPIVLDTIYLDAGLTPIEQQAYGRANTVITGEELEASGVATVQDALRRVPGVAVSGSGESNTQVRIRGAEGNHTLVLVDGIRAMAGAQEYFFSGIPSANIERIEVLRGPQSVFFGADASAGVINIITDKGEPGTTARAGVEYGDGWSGYAHVSRRDDRGGVALSFSRRNDHGYDISGSRGGDDDGLRRSDMQLSADYALSDDIRAGVNLRRADQEYEHDAVSWPQTGPDGYLTDSNDRKERAERGGRIWLEADTLDGRLRHRLAYEQTRYEFDDFQWTQTEARTDILKYRGVYGLDGRVDDADHTIAFGLERRKDENSLATDQRRRSDSAIVEYRGAFTNGLDVQLGVRRDDNDVFKDATTWSLGLSYQLPNAPVRLHASAGTGVVNPDYAELFGAYGYVGNPDLQPEKNRGFDLGIEAELLAGRAVVDLTYFHEDLENEITWSLTKRPDGTNFFNQEGTSKRRGVEIAASYQATDDLTIGADYTYLHAKDPDGGVETRRPRHQFGLNATYLFAEGRGSLSGDLTYVAGNFDGYPGTRLPAPKIGPIPRELPDYTVVNVAAGYDVTDNVRLTGRVVNLFDAEYSDLWGYPARGRTAYLGLSTTW, encoded by the coding sequence ATGCCAACGACCGCGCTTGCCCAGCAAACACAGCCCATCGTGCTGGATACCATTTATCTCGATGCCGGTCTTACCCCGATTGAACAGCAGGCATATGGCCGCGCGAATACCGTCATCACGGGTGAAGAACTGGAAGCATCCGGCGTGGCAACCGTTCAGGATGCGCTGCGCCGCGTTCCCGGCGTCGCCGTCAGCGGGTCTGGTGAAAGCAACACTCAGGTTCGCATTCGCGGCGCAGAGGGCAATCACACGCTGGTGTTGGTCGACGGCATCCGGGCGATGGCCGGGGCGCAGGAATATTTCTTCTCGGGCATTCCGTCGGCCAATATCGAGCGGATCGAGGTGCTTCGCGGCCCTCAATCGGTGTTCTTCGGTGCAGACGCATCCGCCGGGGTTATCAACATCATCACCGATAAGGGCGAGCCCGGCACCACTGCCCGCGCCGGGGTAGAATATGGCGACGGCTGGTCGGGCTATGCGCATGTCAGCCGTCGCGACGATCGGGGCGGTGTCGCGCTGAGCTTCAGCCGGCGCAACGATCATGGCTATGACATCTCTGGCAGCAGGGGCGGCGATGATGACGGGCTGCGGCGCAGCGACATGCAACTGTCGGCCGACTATGCGCTGAGCGATGACATCCGTGCGGGCGTGAACTTGCGCCGCGCGGATCAGGAATACGAACATGACGCGGTTAGCTGGCCCCAAACAGGTCCCGACGGCTACCTGACCGACAGCAATGACCGGAAAGAGCGGGCAGAGCGTGGTGGCCGGATCTGGCTGGAGGCAGACACGCTGGACGGACGTCTGCGTCACAGGCTGGCCTACGAGCAGACGCGATATGAGTTTGATGATTTCCAGTGGACCCAGACCGAAGCGCGCACCGACATCCTGAAATATCGCGGCGTCTATGGCCTTGACGGTCGCGTTGATGATGCAGACCACACGATTGCGTTCGGGTTGGAACGTCGAAAGGATGAAAACAGCCTTGCGACCGATCAGCGCCGCCGCTCTGATTCGGCCATTGTCGAATATCGCGGTGCCTTCACGAATGGGCTGGATGTTCAGCTTGGGGTGCGTCGCGACGACAATGATGTGTTCAAGGATGCCACCACCTGGTCGCTCGGCCTGTCCTATCAACTGCCGAACGCGCCGGTGCGGCTTCACGCCTCTGCCGGGACCGGCGTGGTCAACCCCGACTATGCCGAGTTGTTCGGCGCTTATGGCTATGTCGGCAATCCCGACCTTCAGCCCGAAAAGAATCGTGGCTTCGACCTTGGTATCGAGGCAGAGCTTCTGGCCGGGCGCGCGGTCGTCGATCTGACCTATTTCCACGAAGATCTGGAAAATGAGATCACATGGAGCTTGACGAAGCGTCCAGACGGAACGAACTTCTTCAATCAGGAAGGGACCAGTAAGCGCCGGGGCGTCGAAATCGCCGCCAGCTATCAGGCAACGGATGACCTGACCATCGGTGCGGACTACACCTATCTTCATGCTAAAGACCCGGATGGCGGTGTCGAAACCCGCCGCCCGCGCCACCAGTTCGGGCTGAACGCGACCTATCTTTTTGCGGAAGGACGCGGCAGCCTGTCGGGCGATCTCACCTATGTCGCAGGGAATTTTGACGGCTATCCTGGTACAAGGCTTCCCGCCCCGAAAATTGGTCCAATTCCCAGAGAACTGCCTGACTACACCGTCGTTAACGTCGCGGCTGGATATGATGTCACGGACAATGTCCGGCTGACGGGCCGTGTGGTGAACCTGTTCGATGCAGAATACAGCGATCTTTGGGGATATCCGGCCCGTGGCAGAACGGCTTATCTCGGGCTGTCCACGACATGGTAA
- the pheT gene encoding phenylalanine--tRNA ligase subunit beta translates to MKFTLSWLKDHLETDASVEEIGRVLTDLGLEVEEIIDPAAKLDGFTIAKVTSAEQHPDADRLRVLRVETDEGEKQIVCGAPNAKAGLIGVLAKPGDYVPGIDTTLSVGKIRGVESHGMMASERELELSDEHDGIIELPSGEVGQKFTDWLAVNAPDKIDPVFDIAITPNRPDALGVRGIARDLAARGLGSLKPLAEANIEAKFASPVNVMIDADIAAKAPFFSGRVVRGLTNGPSPDWMQKRLRAIGLRPINTLVDITNYFTYDLNRPLHVFDVSKVTGDLRLRAAKAGEKLVALDDKEYTLPEGAVVICDDNGVESIAGVMGGAASGSQDDTTDVFIEAAYFDPISTAATGRALKINSDARYRFERGVDPEFTLPGLDLATQMVLHLCGGEASGPVTAGAVPDHSRSYWLDTNRVVSLVGMEIDDAVQRQTLEALGFEMEGDKAHVPSWRPDVLGEADLIEEIARVASLTRLVGQPMARPQPGVPLPVLTPLQRREKTARRMAAQLGYNECVTYSFIDQKAAALFGGGDDAVRVDNPISSEMTHMRPDLLPGLLAAAARNQARGFADLALFECGPVFSGGEPGEQALCLTGLLVGSVAPRDPFGSRRPVDVYDAKADAEAVLAAIGAPAKFQIDRKLDGWWHPGRSGNIQLGPNRLATFGEVHPKILREMDVKGPAVAFTVHIPNVPLPKSSTPTRSALDASALQAVERDFAFVVDKDVEALKLVNAAAGADKALIEDVRVFDQFTGDKAEAQMGAGKKSVAITARLQPRDKTLTDADIEAVSAKIVEKVAKAVGGVLRS, encoded by the coding sequence ATGAAATTCACCTTGTCCTGGCTGAAGGATCATCTGGAAACCGACGCCTCTGTCGAAGAGATCGGACGGGTTCTGACCGATCTTGGGCTGGAGGTCGAAGAGATCATCGACCCCGCCGCGAAGCTGGACGGGTTTACCATCGCGAAAGTCACCTCTGCCGAGCAGCATCCCGATGCGGACCGGCTGCGGGTGCTGCGTGTGGAAACCGATGAGGGTGAGAAGCAGATCGTTTGCGGTGCGCCCAATGCGAAGGCCGGGCTGATCGGGGTGCTGGCGAAGCCGGGTGACTACGTTCCCGGCATCGACACAACCCTGAGCGTCGGCAAGATCCGCGGCGTCGAAAGCCACGGCATGATGGCGTCTGAGCGTGAGCTTGAGCTGAGCGATGAGCATGATGGCATCATCGAGCTGCCCTCTGGTGAGGTTGGGCAAAAGTTCACCGACTGGCTGGCTGTGAATGCGCCTGACAAGATCGACCCGGTTTTCGACATTGCGATCACGCCGAACCGGCCCGATGCGCTTGGGGTGCGCGGTATCGCCCGTGATCTGGCGGCGCGGGGTCTGGGCAGCCTGAAACCACTTGCTGAGGCGAATATCGAGGCGAAATTCGCCAGCCCGGTCAATGTCATGATTGACGCTGATATTGCCGCGAAAGCGCCCTTCTTCTCGGGCCGCGTGGTGCGGGGCCTGACGAACGGGCCGTCTCCGGACTGGATGCAGAAGCGGCTGCGCGCCATCGGGCTGCGTCCGATCAACACACTGGTCGATATCACGAATTACTTCACCTATGACCTGAATCGCCCGCTGCATGTCTTTGACGTCAGCAAGGTGACGGGTGATTTGCGCCTGCGCGCGGCGAAGGCGGGCGAAAAGCTGGTCGCACTTGATGACAAGGAATACACCCTGCCGGAAGGTGCGGTGGTGATCTGTGATGACAATGGCGTGGAATCCATTGCCGGCGTGATGGGTGGCGCGGCGTCGGGTTCTCAGGATGATACCACGGACGTGTTCATCGAGGCCGCCTATTTCGACCCGATCAGCACGGCTGCGACGGGGCGGGCGCTGAAGATCAATTCAGACGCGCGCTACCGTTTCGAGCGCGGCGTTGACCCGGAGTTCACGCTACCGGGTCTTGATCTGGCAACGCAGATGGTGCTGCATCTTTGCGGTGGCGAGGCGTCGGGGCCGGTGACGGCGGGTGCGGTGCCGGACCACTCGCGCAGTTACTGGCTGGATACGAACCGCGTCGTCAGCCTTGTCGGCATGGAGATCGACGACGCTGTGCAGCGCCAGACGCTGGAGGCTTTGGGCTTCGAGATGGAGGGCGACAAGGCCCATGTGCCAAGCTGGCGCCCGGATGTGCTGGGCGAGGCCGACCTGATCGAGGAGATCGCGCGGGTGGCCAGCCTGACCCGTCTGGTCGGTCAGCCGATGGCGCGGCCGCAGCCGGGTGTCCCGCTGCCGGTTCTGACGCCCCTGCAGCGCCGCGAAAAGACGGCGCGGCGGATGGCGGCGCAACTGGGCTACAATGAATGTGTGACCTATAGTTTCATTGACCAGAAGGCCGCCGCGCTGTTCGGTGGTGGCGATGATGCGGTGCGCGTGGACAATCCGATCTCATCCGAGATGACGCATATGCGCCCGGATTTGCTGCCGGGCCTGCTGGCGGCGGCGGCGCGTAATCAGGCGCGCGGCTTTGCCGATCTGGCGCTGTTCGAATGCGGGCCGGTCTTTTCGGGTGGCGAGCCGGGAGAGCAGGCCCTGTGCCTGACCGGCCTGCTGGTCGGCTCGGTCGCGCCGCGCGATCCCTTTGGCTCGCGCCGTCCGGTCGATGTCTATGACGCCAAGGCGGATGCAGAGGCGGTGCTGGCGGCCATTGGCGCTCCAGCAAAGTTCCAGATCGACCGCAAGCTGGACGGCTGGTGGCATCCGGGCCGGTCGGGCAATATCCAGCTTGGCCCGAACCGTCTGGCGACATTCGGCGAGGTTCACCCAAAGATTCTGCGAGAGATGGATGTGAAAGGCCCGGCAGTTGCCTTTACCGTTCACATCCCGAATGTGCCGCTGCCGAAATCCAGCACGCCGACCCGCTCGGCGCTTGATGCCTCGGCCCTGCAAGCGGTGGAGCGTGACTTTGCCTTCGTCGTCGATAAGGATGTCGAGGCGTTGAAACTGGTGAATGCCGCTGCGGGTGCCGACAAGGCGCTGATCGAGGATGTTCGCGTCTTTGACCAGTTCACCGGCGACAAGGCCGAGGCGCAGATGGGCGCGGGCAAGAAGTCGGTCGCGATCACCGCCCGGTTGCAGCCGCGCGACAAGACGCTGACCGATGCCGATATCGAAGCGGTCTCTGCGAAGATCGTAGAGAAGGTTGCGAAGGCTGTCGGCGGCGTGCTGCGGAGTTAA
- a CDS encoding ABC transporter substrate-binding protein: protein MVKLAAALAVMIAGAAAAAPPKRVVSINLCTDQLAMLVAAPGQLVSVSWLAADPSVSLMAEEAATTGLNHGSAEEVFVQRPELVLAGTYSTGPATDMLRRLGIRVETLPPANSIADVRANILQMGKLLGQPERAADVLVRFDADLAAVQPGPSRVAATYAANGFTAGPDSLSADILRRAGLMALSEKLGTSGGKLSLEELVLATPDMIVTGSRYAAPSRAEGVLDHPAFAAIPATRRTVPDRDWMCGLPAVAATVAGLAK from the coding sequence ATGGTAAAACTTGCCGCCGCGCTTGCAGTGATGATTGCGGGCGCGGCCGCAGCCGCGCCGCCAAAGCGCGTCGTCTCGATCAACCTGTGTACCGATCAGCTTGCAATGCTTGTTGCCGCACCAGGTCAGCTTGTCTCCGTCTCTTGGCTGGCTGCCGATCCAAGTGTCTCTCTGATGGCGGAAGAGGCTGCGACGACTGGCCTCAACCACGGCAGCGCCGAAGAGGTCTTCGTCCAGCGACCGGAGCTTGTACTGGCAGGCACATATTCCACCGGGCCAGCGACGGATATGCTGCGGCGTCTGGGTATCAGGGTAGAGACATTGCCCCCTGCAAACTCCATCGCAGATGTCAGAGCAAACATCTTGCAGATGGGCAAGCTTTTGGGTCAGCCAGAACGGGCGGCTGATGTTCTGGTGCGATTTGACGCCGATCTTGCCGCAGTTCAACCCGGACCGTCGCGAGTGGCGGCGACCTATGCAGCGAACGGGTTCACAGCTGGTCCTGACAGTTTAAGCGCAGACATCCTGCGGCGTGCGGGGCTGATGGCCTTGTCAGAAAAACTCGGAACTAGTGGCGGCAAGCTGTCACTGGAAGAACTTGTGCTCGCAACGCCGGACATGATCGTCACCGGCAGCCGCTACGCCGCACCTTCGCGGGCAGAGGGCGTGCTGGATCATCCTGCTTTCGCGGCCATCCCTGCCACGCGCCGCACCGTCCCGGACCGCGACTGGATGTGCGGTTTGCCCGCGGTCGCTGCCACCGTTGCGGGGCTGGCGAAATGA
- a CDS encoding LacI family DNA-binding transcriptional regulator: protein MAKKNHAPVTLKSVAEELNVSVTTVARALKDGHKISPAMVQRVRDTAERMGYVRNLEGAKLRSGKTLVIIPFLQVSQEEEVGDSGSVGLLNGIHDRLSHSDYAVRAVPTSAAAQSLERIQETVRGRLADGIILDHIAPQDARVSYLRSQGFPFVTFGRTDTPDRHAWFDIDNEHAAWQGTDALLRGGHRRIALLDGDPQLSFVHQRLHGYQRALRDHGIEAEAALQRHGVTAADMARKAARDLLEQGADGFVCVNELVFLGALAGVRDKRGGDIGGIGFSLRSGTNLASYVASHAFASHYSRQQAGWHLADLLLRQITGDNVANCQKLVRTELRPS, encoded by the coding sequence ATGGCTAAGAAAAATCACGCGCCGGTCACCCTGAAATCCGTGGCAGAGGAATTGAACGTTTCCGTTACCACCGTCGCAAGGGCATTGAAGGACGGCCACAAGATCAGCCCGGCAATGGTCCAGAGGGTCAGGGACACCGCCGAAAGGATGGGCTATGTGCGCAACCTTGAAGGCGCAAAGCTTCGATCCGGCAAGACGCTGGTCATCATCCCGTTCCTTCAGGTCTCGCAAGAAGAGGAGGTCGGGGATTCCGGCTCTGTGGGATTGCTGAACGGTATACACGACCGCCTGTCCCACAGCGATTATGCCGTCCGTGCGGTTCCGACATCCGCAGCCGCGCAATCGTTGGAACGGATTCAGGAAACGGTCCGTGGTCGGTTGGCCGATGGCATCATCCTCGACCACATCGCACCACAGGACGCCCGTGTCAGCTATCTTCGATCACAGGGGTTTCCCTTTGTCACCTTTGGTCGAACCGATACTCCAGACCGTCACGCCTGGTTCGACATCGACAATGAACACGCCGCCTGGCAAGGGACCGATGCGCTTCTGCGTGGCGGCCACCGCCGCATCGCCTTGCTGGATGGCGACCCGCAACTCAGCTTTGTTCATCAGCGATTGCACGGTTATCAGCGCGCGTTGCGCGACCACGGCATCGAGGCAGAAGCCGCGTTGCAACGCCACGGCGTGACCGCCGCCGATATGGCCCGCAAAGCTGCCCGTGACCTGCTGGAACAGGGCGCGGACGGGTTTGTCTGCGTGAATGAACTGGTGTTTCTTGGCGCGCTCGCCGGGGTGCGTGACAAGCGCGGCGGCGACATCGGCGGGATCGGTTTCTCGCTGCGCTCTGGCACCAATCTTGCAAGCTATGTCGCGAGCCACGCCTTTGCCTCGCACTACTCTCGGCAACAGGCGGGCTGGCACCTGGCTGATCTGCTGTTGCGACAGATCACGGGTGATAACGTAGCCAATTGCCAGAAGCTGGTCAGAACGGAACTCAGACCATCCTGA
- a CDS encoding thermonuclease family protein, with the protein MEIWFILLVLVAVCARALRGKRSPHKKVHSGSLPSFEKKSASPPPARTVIRGAAYVIDGDTVVIQRTQVRLFGIDAPELEHPYGRQAKWALVSLCKGKKVSAEIVAIDDHGRTVARCYLENGGDLSAEMVKLGLAIDWPKHSGGKYSSLEIPGVRKKLWLADARQKGRMHVWEQYEARKHAAAKLK; encoded by the coding sequence ATGGAAATTTGGTTCATTCTTCTTGTGCTCGTAGCTGTTTGCGCGCGGGCGTTACGAGGAAAGCGGTCACCTCACAAGAAAGTCCATAGCGGCAGCTTGCCCTCCTTCGAAAAGAAGAGCGCAAGCCCGCCTCCTGCAAGAACAGTAATTCGAGGGGCCGCCTATGTTATTGATGGAGATACCGTGGTTATCCAACGAACCCAAGTGCGCTTGTTTGGCATTGATGCCCCCGAGCTAGAACACCCTTACGGAAGGCAAGCCAAATGGGCATTGGTTTCATTATGCAAGGGGAAGAAGGTCAGTGCAGAAATTGTCGCAATAGACGATCACGGTCGAACCGTTGCCCGATGCTATCTTGAAAATGGCGGCGACCTCTCGGCCGAAATGGTCAAGCTTGGCCTAGCTATCGACTGGCCTAAACACTCAGGCGGCAAGTATAGTTCATTGGAAATCCCTGGCGTGAGGAAAAAGCTTTGGCTCGCTGACGCTCGGCAAAAAGGCCGAATGCACGTTTGGGAACAATACGAAGCAAGAAAACACGCTGCTGCGAAACTGAAGTAG